The genome window CTGGCCAACACACGGCTGGCAAATCTTATTCTTATTACTCCCGACAATGTTGCAAAGGCTGAGGCGTACTTTCTGAAGTTTGGGAACAGCAGTACATTTATCGGACGACTTGTCCCTGCTGTAAGGCAGTTGATTTCGATTCCTGCCGGTCTTGCGCGGATGAAAGTGCCGGCTTTTATTTTATACACCGTGCTTGGTTCAACATTATGGAATATTATCCTTGCTGTGCTGGGTTATTCTCTTTATTCGCAAAAGGAACTGCTCCATAAATATTATACTGAGATTTCATGGATTCTTCTTGTTTTGGGCGTTTTGTTTGTTGTGTACATCACGTTCCGAATTGTTCGTGCAGCTAATAATCGCAGCAAGTAACCGGGAAAAGTTCTGACCTTCCAAATAATTTCTGATTTTGGCAATGCTTTTGAGCATTTATTATAAACAGGTCAGCCGGTCTGGCGTTGCAAGCCAACCGGCTGACCTGTTAAAATTATGGAAGGGATGTCGGAAATTAAGTTCTGAGATAATCCTCTATGAACTATTTATGCAATTGGGCTTTCTTCCCGCTGATACTGGGGAAGCAGATCTCCGTTTTTGTCAACCCAATCCTTAAGTGCGAATGCATGTCCGCGGCCCAGGTGATAAGTCTTCACAACTTCCTTGGTAACATTCGATAATTTGTGAATGCTCTGGGCAAGCCTCTGGCTGACCTGTTTTTCATCCATTTCTGCTGCTAATGGAGCTTTTTTTGCGGCCTCCAGCAGTTCTGATTTTATCATGGCTTTCCCGCTGTTTTTTAATGTTTCGAGGACGAAATTATCCCATGCAACTGCAACGGTGGATGTCCTGGGTTTCCTTTCTTTCTTCGGAACAGCAGTTTTTTTCTTTTCTTTTACCACCTTGGCTTTAGCTGTTTTCTTTGTTGTCGCTTTTTTGGCAGCAGCCTTCACTGCTGTTTTAACTTTCTTTGGCTTTGCAGCTTTAGCTTTGCCCTTAGCTTTTTTTGCAGTAACCTTCCCTGCTTGTTTTGCTTTCGAAGGGCGTCCTCTTTTACCTTTAGCAGCTTTTTTCTCAGGTGTAATTACTACCGCTAATTGCTTGCGGGGCCGTCCTCTCTTTTTTGAAGTTGTTGTTTCACCTCTTTCCGAAACTTTACCCTTTTCAAGAATTTCTATTGCCGATTTAATGCGCTCAACTTCAAATTCGAGTTTACGTAGGTCTGATTTGTAACCCTGAACCAGATCCTGTGCATCTTCTGGAGACAAATTCAGTTTTTTCATAGGCTTTTTTGATTAAATGAATTTAATATTTAATGCAAATATCAAATTTATTTCTGATAAATAAAACATTTTTTAATTTTTTTTGAAAATAATTCAATCTTTTTATAAACATTTTTATAGTTTTTCTTTTTCCCGATACCATGTTCATGCCGGTATTCGGCGATTTTTCTGCTTTTTAATTCAATTAACCCAATTATTGCATTAGAAAAATTCTTATGCAATGCGATTAAGAAGAATCAATCTTTTCACTTCGCTATCGCTGAATTGAAAAGGTTCCCGATAAATCGTGAGGGGTAAACATGATTAATTCATTAGTTCACATCTAAAGGTATTCGTAATGAATAAATCAGGTTTAGAACCTTTTTCGTACTTATCTTTTGATGAACAATTTTCAGGTATTGGTCAGGTGCTTACTGAAGTAAAAGGATGCATTTACGGTTTGGTTTTCACATACTTTTGTTTGATGTCTCGCATAATAGAAATTTTGAGGGAGGGATAAGAAATTTTTTGTGTTTGTACTACGACGAGAGAAATAATATTAAAGTGGGTAAAATAATTGGAATAGATTGTT of Bacteroidales bacterium contains these proteins:
- a CDS encoding DedA family protein, with the translated sequence MLADFFQTVADWYMGHINYGTVVLLMAVESSFIPFPSEIIIPPAAWKAAQGDMNVFLVVLAGSAGALIGALFNYYFALILGRPVIYRLANTRLANLILITPDNVAKAEAYFLKFGNSSTFIGRLVPAVRQLISIPAGLARMKVPAFILYTVLGSTLWNIILAVLGYSLYSQKELLHKYYTEISWILLVLGVLFVVYITFRIVRAANNRSK